The genomic interval AACGGCGGGACCGGCGTTCCCGGGGGCGCCGGGGTCGGCACGGGTGCCCGAGAAGCGGCGGCCGGTGCGGAGGCGGCGGTCGCGGACGCGGATGCCGGCGTGGTGACCGCCGGGGTGGCGGGGGTGGCGAGTTCACCGGCCCGGTAGGTGCGGCTCCCCGAGGAGGCGGCGGGCATCGCGGCGATCTCCGCCGCGGTGGGGGTGGTGACCGCGGTACTCACGGCTCGGCCGCGTACCGGCTCGGCCGCGACGCTCTCCCCGGCCGGCTCCGGCACGGCGGCCGGCTCCGACGCGGCCACATCGACGATCTCCGCACCACCGCCGGCGCCGACCGCGGGGCTGTCCGGCGACTCAGCGCCGACTGCCCCTTCAGCCGTGGCTGCTCCTCCAGCGCCGACTGCTCCTCCAGCGGTGGCTGTCGGCTCAGGTCCTTCAGCGGTGGCTGCCGGCTCAGGGCTGGCTCCCGGTTCACGGTCGGCTGCCGGCTCAGGGCTGGCTCCCGGTTCACGGTCGGCTGCCGGCTCAGGGCTGGCTGTCGGCTCAGCGGTGGCTGTCGGCTCAGCGGTGGCTGCCGGCTCAGGGCTGGCGGCCGGCTCAGGGTCGGCTGCTGGCTCAGGGCTGACTGCCCGCTCAGGGCTGTCCGAGGGTCCGGCGCTGGGCGTAGACACGGGTCCGGCTCCGGCGTCCGGTTCGGCGGCGTCCGGATCTGTCCCGGCGTCGGTGTCGGTGTGGTCGGACGCGGTGTCGGTGTGGTCGGACGCGGTGTCGCTGTGGTCGGACGGGGCGTCGGTGCTCGTGCTGGCGTTCGGGCCGGCGAGCGACTCCGGTTCGGTCTCCGCCGGATCGACGTCCGGGACCGGGCTGGAAGCATCCGGGGCCGAGGGCGAATCGGTGGAACCCGGCGGCTCGTCAGCGGGCGGGTCTGCCGGCAGGTCCTGCGGCGGGTCCGCCCAGAGCGCTCCGGCGGCGGGCGGCGGAGGCGGCTGGTACGGCTCGGAAAGCTCCTCCTCGGCCGACGGTTCCGGCAACGCGGTGCCGACCGGCGGTGGCGGCGGCAGCGGAGAGAGTTCGCTCCCGTCCACGCCCTCCGCCCCGGACCCGGTGGCCGCAGTCCGACCGTCAGAGTCCGGGCGCGCCTCCCCGGTAGCCGGTCTGACCTGCGATTCGTCCATTGTTGCCTCCCGCGCCCACACCCGGACCGGTAGGCCGGGTCGGAAGTACGTCAACCCTCACCGTGCCATATCTCAGCACGGGCGCACAGCCGGCCGGGTACCGGCACCCTCAGTCGCTGTCGGGGCTACCGTCCGCAGCCGGAGCCGACCCGCTGGCACTGGGCGTACCGTCGCTCGGCTCGGCGGCCGAGCTGGTGACCGGCGGCGTCGGCGTCCTGGTCGCCGCCGGCGGGTTCGGGGGTGCCGGCGTCACCGGCGGAGTCGCCGGGGGCGTGGTCGGCGTGCTGGTGGGCGGAGTGGCCGGCGGCGTCGTCGGCGTGGTGCTCGGCGGCGGAGTGGTCGGCGGTGGGGTGGTCGGTGGCGGGGTGGTCGGCGGCGGCGTCGTGGGCGGCCGGGTGGTCGGCGGCGGGGTGGTCGCGTTCGGCGCCGGCACCGCCGGGAAGATCCGGGTCGCGGCGTAGAACCGCGACCACCAGACGGTGGAGACCTTGACCACGTCACCGGTGGTCGGCGAGTGCACCATCTTGCCGCCACCGATGTACATGCCGACGTGGTGGATGCTGGTCCAGCTACTGCCGGAGGCGAAGAAGATCAGGTCGCCGGGGAGCAGGGCCTCCCGGGCCACGCTCTGGTTGCGGGTGCCGTTGTACTGGTCGCGCGAGACCCGGGGGATCCGCTTGCCGACCGAGAGATAGGAGGCGAGCATCAGGCCGGAGCAGTCGAACCGGTCCGGACCCTCGGCGCCCCACAGGTAGGGGTCGCCCCGCTGGGCGAGCGCGTAACGCATCGCGGCCCGCGCCTTGGGGTGCGCCATCATCCCGGCGACGCTGTCGCTGCCGATCGTCGCGCCGATGCGCTGCTCGGCGGCCTCCCGGGCCCGCTCGATCGCCTTGAGCTGGTCCGCGTTGTCCCGCTTGAGCTTCACCAGGGCGGCGGAGCGGCTCTTGTACCGGGTGTCCGCCGCGGTGAAGGCGGCGACCTTCTGCTGGTAGGTGCCGGACGCCGCCTGGTAGGCCGCCTCCGCCTGCCGCTCGGCCTGCTGGGCCCGGGCCACCTCACCGGCGGCCAGTTCGGTGTCACCGGCACGCTGCTCACCGCGCTGGATCCGGCCGAGCAGGTCCAGCCCGTGCAGGTCGGAGCCGAACGCACCCGGCGGCAGCCCGGCGGCGTCCTTCAGCGCACCCGCCGCCGCGTTGTCGGCCGCCGTACGGGCGTTGGCCAGCTCCAGCCGGGCCTTCTGGCGTAGGCCGTCGGCGGTGGTCATCTCGGTGGTGGCCGTGTCCCGCTCCTGCCGCAGTTGCAGCAGTTGGTCGCCGAGCTGGGCGACCTCGACCTCCAGCGCCATGATCTGGCTCGCCAGCGGACCGTTCACGCTCGGCGGCAGCGGGTAGGACGGCGTCGTCGGCACGCCGGTGCCGGTGGGCACGTTGGGCGCCCCGACCGGCTGTGGGCGTACTCCGGCGTCCGGGACCGAGTTCGGCAGCGGTGGGTCGGCGTAGACCGGGGTCGCCATCGCGCCCGCCACGATCGCGCCGACCAGGGCCGACCAGACCAGCGGCCGTAACACCGGCGAAACCGCGTGGGGTGTCCGGTCCGGTCGTCCGCGCCTGCTGCTGGCCATGCCGCTCCCGTCCCGTGCACAGCAGCGCGCCCGGCGCGGCTGTGGTATCGCCATACGTGGTGTGTCGCGTCCCACTTTGTCTTACCTCAATGTGCCGGGGATGTCGATCCGACGGCGGGTAACGAGACGCTGAGAAGCTGGTTAAGGGTACCTGGATCCGTGAACCAGGTCGCTGTCGCCGACCGCCTCGGCCGGCGGTCCGGGCACTCCACGTAGGCTCGTGCGGGGATCGTGCCTGGAGGGACGTGCTGCGATGGACGCCGGACACAAGCGTGAGCTGGAAGAGAAGGTCTACGCGGGAGTTCGGCTCAGCCGCGCCGACGGTACGGCGCTGTACGCCAGCGACGACCTGGTCTGGCTCGGCCGGCTGGCGCACCACCGGCGTACCGGTGCGAATGCGGACGACCGGGTGCTGTTCGTCGTCAACCGGCAACTGCGGTTGACCGACTTCTGCGCGGCCGGCTGCGCGTACTGCGCCTTCGGCTCCGGGCGGGGCGCAGAGGGCGCCGCCCCGATGCCGGTCGAGGAGGCCGTACGGCACGCCACCGAGCTGGCCGTCGACGGGCTCACCCAGCTGGATCTGGTCAACCCGCTGCACCCGGCGCTGCCGTGGCGGCACTACCCGGAGCTGCTGCGCGCGCTGACGGCGGCGCTGCCGGACGTCCGGCTGACCGGGTTCGCCGCGACCGAGCTGCACTGGCTGGAGAAGACCACCGGCCTGCCCGCCGACGAGATCCTCGACGAACTCGTCGCCGCCGGGCTGACGTCGCTGAGCGGCGGCGGGGCCGAGATCTTCGACCCCGAGGTACGCCGGAGGCTCGGCCTCGACGACTGCTCCTGGGAGGACTGGTCCCGGATCCACCGGCTCGCCCACGCCAAGGGGATCGGCACCCCGGCGACGATGCGG from Plantactinospora sp. BC1 carries:
- a CDS encoding radical SAM protein — protein: MDAGHKRELEEKVYAGVRLSRADGTALYASDDLVWLGRLAHHRRTGANADDRVLFVVNRQLRLTDFCAAGCAYCAFGSGRGAEGAAPMPVEEAVRHATELAVDGLTQLDLVNPLHPALPWRHYPELLRALTAALPDVRLTGFAATELHWLEKTTGLPADEILDELVAAGLTSLSGGGAEIFDPEVRRRLGLDDCSWEDWSRIHRLAHAKGIGTPATMRFGHVEEARHRVDHVLRLRELQDETGGFTSFLPLRYEHDLAVASAGGGGHGSGQPTGAQQPTGTPQPIETRQPTETASPAESLKTFAVSRLLLDNVPHLGCCWATQGRSVAQLALNFGVDDLAGAAAGDRAGHDRDSAGTPAALSREELLQLVWDADFRPVERDSRYAVLREYDAPPSLAERRAEPQQVWA
- a CDS encoding C40 family peptidase — encoded protein: MASSRRGRPDRTPHAVSPVLRPLVWSALVGAIVAGAMATPVYADPPLPNSVPDAGVRPQPVGAPNVPTGTGVPTTPSYPLPPSVNGPLASQIMALEVEVAQLGDQLLQLRQERDTATTEMTTADGLRQKARLELANARTAADNAAAGALKDAAGLPPGAFGSDLHGLDLLGRIQRGEQRAGDTELAAGEVARAQQAERQAEAAYQAASGTYQQKVAAFTAADTRYKSRSAALVKLKRDNADQLKAIERAREAAEQRIGATIGSDSVAGMMAHPKARAAMRYALAQRGDPYLWGAEGPDRFDCSGLMLASYLSVGKRIPRVSRDQYNGTRNQSVAREALLPGDLIFFASGSSWTSIHHVGMYIGGGKMVHSPTTGDVVKVSTVWWSRFYAATRIFPAVPAPNATTPPPTTRPPTTPPPTTPPPTTPPPTTPPPSTTPTTPPATPPTSTPTTPPATPPVTPAPPNPPAATRTPTPPVTSSAAEPSDGTPSASGSAPAADGSPDSD